A portion of the Brevundimonas pondensis genome contains these proteins:
- the queE gene encoding 7-carboxy-7-deazaguanine synthase yields MTYSAKEVFLTVQGEGGQAGRPAVFLRFAGCNLWSGLERDRATAVCTFCDTDFVGTNGDGGGKFKTADLMADHVAGMWRGREGDPKLVVCTGGEPLMQLDAPLIEALHARGFEVAIESNGTMVAPEGIDWICISPKADAPVVQTSGQELKLVFPQPLAMPERFEGLDFERFWLQPMDGPDQAANTAAAIEYCLTHPQWRLSVQTHKYIGVR; encoded by the coding sequence GTGACCTATTCGGCCAAGGAAGTCTTTTTGACGGTGCAGGGCGAGGGTGGTCAGGCCGGGCGGCCCGCCGTCTTCCTGCGCTTCGCCGGCTGCAACCTGTGGAGCGGGCTGGAGCGGGATCGCGCCACCGCCGTCTGCACCTTCTGCGACACGGATTTCGTCGGGACCAACGGCGACGGCGGGGGCAAGTTCAAGACCGCCGATCTGATGGCCGACCATGTCGCCGGGATGTGGCGGGGTCGCGAGGGTGATCCCAAGTTGGTGGTCTGCACCGGGGGCGAGCCGCTGATGCAACTGGACGCGCCGCTGATCGAGGCCCTGCACGCGCGCGGGTTCGAGGTCGCCATCGAGTCAAACGGCACCATGGTCGCGCCCGAAGGAATCGACTGGATCTGCATCAGCCCCAAGGCCGACGCGCCTGTGGTCCAGACCTCGGGTCAGGAACTGAAGCTGGTCTTCCCCCAGCCCCTGGCCATGCCCGAGCGGTTCGAGGGCCTCGATTTCGAACGCTTCTGGCTGCAACCCATGGACGGCCCCGACCAGGCCGCCAACACCGCCGCCGCCATCGAATACTGCCTGACCCACCCGCAATGGCGGCTCAGCGTCCAGACGCACAAGTATATCGGGGTTCGGTAG
- a CDS encoding pirin family protein, protein MIDVRPFNTLGGANHGWLNAKHHFSFANYYDPKRMGWGRLRVWNDDEIGARSGFPPHPHADMEIITYVRTGAITHEDSMGNKGRTGAGDVQVMSAGTGVRHSEFNLENETTTLFQIWIETDKPGAPPSWGQREFPKSDRSGKFTVVASGDPADEALSINADARILAATLKAGESLTYDLAAGRRAYLVPAVGRVNVNGTPLNARDGAGIVDETVITITASEDAELVMVDSM, encoded by the coding sequence ATGATCGACGTCAGACCTTTCAACACCCTCGGCGGCGCCAACCACGGCTGGCTGAACGCCAAGCATCACTTCTCGTTCGCCAACTACTATGATCCCAAGCGCATGGGCTGGGGCCGCCTGCGCGTCTGGAACGACGACGAGATCGGCGCCCGCTCGGGCTTCCCGCCCCACCCGCACGCCGACATGGAGATCATCACCTATGTCCGCACCGGCGCCATCACCCACGAGGACTCGATGGGCAACAAGGGCCGTACCGGCGCGGGCGACGTTCAGGTGATGAGCGCGGGCACGGGCGTGCGTCACTCCGAGTTCAACCTCGAGAACGAGACGACCACCCTGTTCCAGATTTGGATCGAGACGGACAAGCCGGGCGCCCCGCCGTCCTGGGGCCAGCGCGAGTTCCCCAAGAGCGACCGTTCGGGCAAGTTCACCGTCGTCGCCTCGGGCGATCCGGCGGACGAGGCCCTGTCGATCAACGCCGACGCCAGGATCCTGGCCGCGACGCTGAAGGCGGGCGAGAGCCTGACCTATGACCTGGCCGCCGGTCGTCGCGCCTATCTGGTCCCCGCCGTGGGCCGGGTGAACGTCAACGGAACCCCGCTGAACGCCCGCGACGGCGCCGGCATCGTCGACGAGACCGTGATCACCATCACGGCCAGCGAAGACGCCGAACTGGTCATGGTCGATAGCATGTAA
- a CDS encoding TetR/AcrR family transcriptional regulator, which produces MTALVQDFDDPRRAAIVRQARLHFISEGYAGTRMEPIAREAGVSTATLYAFFDSKAVLFEAVIDNASEDFANHMAGVHTRSGTPRERLNEFIGGYAEFMSNSFVRSVFRLVLAERPRFEAIAMRFFERGRSDFGAVLIGMLTEMTRSGQMKVDKPSWAAGQLMGMVEHPVFFVPLVTGDDVIAERTPRAIAEEAVDTFLARYAV; this is translated from the coding sequence ATGACCGCCTTGGTCCAAGATTTCGACGACCCTCGCCGCGCCGCGATCGTGCGACAGGCGCGATTGCACTTCATATCCGAAGGTTACGCCGGCACGCGCATGGAACCGATTGCGCGCGAAGCCGGGGTATCCACCGCCACCCTCTACGCCTTCTTCGACAGCAAGGCGGTGCTGTTCGAGGCGGTCATCGACAATGCGTCAGAAGACTTCGCCAACCATATGGCTGGGGTGCACACCAGGTCCGGGACCCCGCGCGAGCGTCTGAACGAGTTCATCGGCGGCTATGCCGAGTTCATGAGCAACAGCTTCGTCCGCTCGGTGTTTCGGCTGGTTCTGGCCGAGCGACCGCGCTTCGAGGCCATCGCCATGCGTTTCTTCGAACGTGGCCGCAGCGACTTCGGCGCAGTCCTGATCGGCATGCTGACAGAGATGACCCGGTCCGGTCAGATGAAGGTGGACAAACCCTCCTGGGCCGCCGGCCAGTTGATGGGCATGGTCGAACACCCCGTCTTCTTCGTGCCGCTGGTCACCGGCGACGATGTCATCGCCGAGAGAACCCCGCGCGCGATCGCCGAGGAAGCCGTCGACACCTTCCTGGCGCGCTACGCCGTCTAG
- a CDS encoding response regulator gives MPTIEVLTERVEPVTATTMAAEVFARFEREPDTLVIPVVDGERPIGLIERGDFLMKLAGPLGHSLYGAREVTHVMDPEPAVVEAGVRIDAFSNIILKSGPGALMRGFIVTRNGAYRGVGTAVALLRAVNDSQQQQNHDLAEQVRALSDAKTQAIAAARANSRFMGLMNTELRTPLNGVMAVAELLLRQPLNDAALAHVQTIIDSSDSALDTLQDALDLARAEAGELELAAAPTPLRGVMDQVQTLWAPRAAQDGVTLMVGYEGDTELAGVLDGPRLTQVFNNLIGHALKFARNGMVEASLKAHVIGDRIRLEARVRDDGPGIDASRLDQIFDHAANLDGGGLGLSICRHVIEKMDGRIWAENNVGRGATFAFDLSAPRAVIEQAEPSNVSSLDELDLQARPHVLIADDNATNRVVAQALCEMFGCTSETVEDGQEAVEAVKARPFDLILMDIKMPRMDGVQATLAIRGLSDNSRHIPIVALTANADPDDAKHYLAVGMAAVVEKPIKPERLRMAMNAALTASTEMGAESAPTAERPAA, from the coding sequence ATGCCGACGATCGAAGTGCTGACCGAGCGCGTAGAGCCGGTGACCGCCACTACCATGGCGGCCGAGGTCTTTGCGCGTTTCGAGCGCGAGCCGGACACCCTGGTCATCCCCGTCGTCGATGGCGAACGACCCATCGGCCTGATTGAACGCGGCGACTTCCTGATGAAGCTGGCCGGCCCGCTGGGACATAGCCTCTACGGCGCACGCGAAGTCACGCACGTGATGGACCCCGAACCGGCCGTGGTCGAAGCCGGCGTCCGCATAGACGCCTTTTCCAACATCATTCTGAAAAGCGGCCCCGGCGCCCTGATGCGCGGCTTCATCGTCACCCGCAACGGCGCCTATCGCGGCGTCGGCACCGCGGTGGCCCTGCTCCGCGCTGTGAACGACAGCCAGCAACAGCAAAATCACGACCTGGCCGAACAGGTGCGCGCCCTCAGCGACGCCAAGACCCAGGCCATCGCCGCCGCCCGCGCCAACAGCCGGTTCATGGGCTTGATGAACACCGAGCTGCGCACGCCTCTGAACGGCGTCATGGCGGTGGCTGAACTGCTACTGCGCCAGCCGCTGAACGACGCGGCCCTGGCTCATGTCCAGACCATCATCGACTCCTCCGATTCCGCTCTGGACACCTTGCAGGATGCTCTGGACCTGGCCCGGGCCGAGGCTGGCGAGTTGGAGCTGGCGGCCGCCCCTACCCCTCTGCGCGGCGTGATGGACCAGGTTCAGACCCTGTGGGCCCCGAGAGCCGCTCAGGACGGCGTCACCCTGATGGTCGGCTACGAGGGCGACACCGAGCTGGCTGGCGTCCTGGACGGCCCTCGCCTGACCCAGGTGTTCAACAACCTGATCGGTCACGCCCTGAAGTTTGCTCGCAACGGCATGGTCGAGGCCAGCCTCAAGGCCCATGTCATTGGCGACCGCATTCGCCTTGAAGCCCGTGTTCGCGACGACGGCCCCGGCATCGACGCCAGCCGCCTGGATCAGATCTTCGATCATGCCGCCAACCTTGACGGCGGCGGTCTGGGCCTGTCGATCTGCCGCCACGTCATCGAGAAGATGGACGGACGTATCTGGGCCGAAAACAACGTCGGTCGCGGTGCCACTTTCGCCTTCGACCTGTCGGCGCCGCGCGCGGTCATCGAACAGGCAGAGCCGTCCAACGTCTCCAGCCTGGACGAACTGGACCTGCAGGCCAGACCGCACGTCCTGATCGCTGACGACAACGCTACCAATCGCGTCGTGGCCCAGGCCCTGTGCGAAATGTTCGGCTGCACCTCGGAAACCGTCGAGGACGGACAAGAAGCCGTTGAAGCCGTCAAGGCTCGACCGTTCGACCTCATCCTGATGGACATCAAGATGCCGCGCATGGACGGGGTCCAGGCGACCCTGGCCATTCGCGGCCTTTCCGACAACAGCCGCCACATCCCCATCGTGGCCCTGACCGCCAACGCCGACCCCGACGACGCCAAGCACTATCTGGCTGTCGGCATGGCCGCCGTGGTTGAAAAGCCGATCAAGCCCGAACGGCTACGCATGGCCATGAACGCGGCTCTGACCGCCTCGACCGAGATGGGCGCCGAAAGCGCGCCGACGGCCGAACGCCCCGCCGCCTGA
- the aroC gene encoding chorismate synthase codes for MSHNTFGHLFRVTTWGESHGPAIGCVVDGCPPLIPLTEADIQPLLDLRKPGGSRFVTQRQEADQVRILSGVFDDGNGPVTTGTPISLMIENTDQRSKDYGEIARAFRPGHADYAYQSKYGVRDHRGGGRSSARETASRVAAGAVARKVLGENIRIRAGVVQLGPHRIPDEAIDFDAVYDNPLFAASAEVVPTWEDYLDGVRKAGSSIGAVVALEVTGVPAGWGAPLYAKLDAELASGLMSINAVKGVEIGAGFGAAELTGEDNADEMRLGDDGLPVFLSNKAGGVLGGISTGQPITARVAFKPTSSILTLRQTINRDGAEVDLRTKGRHDPCVALRGVPVVEAMAAIVLADAMLRHRAQVG; via the coding sequence ATGTCGCACAACACCTTCGGTCATCTGTTCCGCGTCACCACCTGGGGCGAAAGCCACGGCCCGGCCATCGGCTGCGTCGTCGACGGCTGCCCGCCGCTGATCCCCCTGACCGAGGCAGACATCCAGCCGCTGCTCGACCTTCGCAAGCCCGGCGGCAGCCGCTTCGTCACCCAGCGGCAGGAGGCCGATCAGGTCCGTATCCTGTCCGGCGTCTTCGACGACGGGAACGGCCCGGTCACCACCGGCACGCCGATCAGTCTGATGATCGAGAACACCGACCAACGCTCCAAGGATTACGGCGAGATCGCCCGCGCCTTCCGCCCCGGTCACGCCGACTATGCCTATCAGTCCAAGTACGGCGTGCGCGACCACCGCGGCGGCGGGCGCTCCTCGGCCCGCGAAACGGCCAGCCGCGTCGCGGCGGGCGCCGTGGCGAGGAAGGTGCTGGGCGAGAACATCCGTATCCGCGCCGGCGTGGTCCAGCTGGGTCCGCACCGCATCCCCGACGAAGCGATCGACTTCGACGCCGTCTATGACAACCCCCTGTTCGCCGCCTCGGCCGAGGTCGTGCCTACCTGGGAAGACTACCTGGACGGCGTGAGGAAGGCCGGCTCCTCCATCGGCGCCGTCGTGGCGCTGGAGGTCACGGGCGTCCCCGCCGGCTGGGGCGCGCCCCTCTACGCCAAGCTGGACGCCGAACTGGCCTCGGGCCTGATGTCCATCAATGCGGTCAAGGGCGTCGAGATCGGCGCGGGCTTCGGCGCCGCCGAACTGACGGGCGAGGACAACGCCGATGAAATGCGTCTGGGCGACGACGGCCTGCCGGTCTTCCTGTCGAACAAGGCGGGCGGCGTCCTGGGCGGTATCTCGACCGGCCAGCCCATCACGGCCCGTGTGGCGTTCAAGCCCACCTCCTCCATCCTGACCCTGCGCCAGACCATCAACCGCGACGGCGCCGAGGTCGACCTGCGCACCAAGGGCCGCCACGACCCCTGCGTCGCCCTGCGCGGCGTCCCCGTCGTCGAGGCCATGGCGGCTATTGTCCTGGCCGACGCCATGCTGCGCCACCGGGCGCAGGTGGGCTGA
- the queC gene encoding 7-cyano-7-deazaguanine synthase QueC: MSVTPQVSETSALVLFSGGQDSATCLAWALERYDRVETIGFDYGQRHAVEMQARQTVREQMVNVLPQWADRLGPDHVVDLTGFGAIGETAMTTDRAIEADARGLPNTFVPGRNLIFLVAAAALADRRGLEVLVGGMCETDFSGYPDCRNDTIQAMSHALTLGLAKPSPIETPLMFLTKAETWALAERIGGRALVEMIVEASHTCYLGDRTHRHDWGYGCGTCPACELRAAGYAEWAARA, encoded by the coding sequence ATGAGCGTTACGCCGCAAGTCTCTGAAACCTCTGCCCTTGTCCTGTTTTCAGGTGGGCAGGACAGCGCCACCTGCCTGGCCTGGGCGCTGGAGCGGTACGACCGGGTCGAGACCATCGGCTTCGACTACGGCCAGCGTCATGCCGTCGAGATGCAGGCGCGCCAGACGGTGCGCGAGCAGATGGTGAATGTCCTGCCGCAATGGGCCGACCGGCTGGGGCCGGATCATGTGGTCGACCTGACCGGCTTCGGGGCCATCGGCGAGACGGCCATGACCACGGATCGGGCCATCGAGGCCGATGCGCGCGGCCTGCCCAACACCTTCGTGCCGGGGCGCAACCTGATCTTCCTGGTGGCGGCGGCGGCCCTGGCCGACCGGCGGGGGCTGGAGGTCCTGGTCGGCGGCATGTGCGAGACCGACTTCTCCGGCTATCCCGACTGCCGCAACGACACGATCCAGGCGATGAGCCACGCCCTGACCCTGGGCCTGGCCAAGCCGTCGCCGATCGAGACGCCGCTGATGTTCCTGACCAAGGCCGAGACCTGGGCTCTGGCCGAGCGGATCGGCGGGCGGGCGCTGGTCGAGATGATCGTGGAGGCCAGCCACACCTGCTATCTGGGCGACCGGACGCATCGCCACGACTGGGGCTATGGCTGCGGAACCTGCCCGGCCTGCGAGCTGCGGGCGGCGGGCTACGCCGAATGGGCGGCGCGCGCGTGA
- a CDS encoding PaaI family thioesterase translates to MTDLFLTNLLPQLASGSAHTHTLGFQYEGLEGDRVRLRVPYREDLVGDPETGVLAGGLVTTLLDHVGGLAVWVGLKAYQPIATLDLRVDYMRAAIPGRDLIAEARCYRLTRSIGFVRAWAFEDDPADPVAAAQSSYVISAEGDHRAGANLRARSGAVRGESA, encoded by the coding sequence ATGACAGATCTGTTCCTCACCAATCTTCTGCCGCAACTCGCTTCGGGATCGGCGCACACCCACACATTGGGCTTCCAGTACGAAGGGCTGGAGGGCGACCGCGTCCGCCTCAGGGTCCCCTATCGCGAGGACCTGGTCGGCGATCCTGAAACCGGCGTCCTGGCGGGCGGCCTGGTCACCACCCTGCTGGACCATGTCGGAGGTTTGGCCGTCTGGGTGGGGTTAAAGGCCTATCAACCGATCGCCACCCTGGACCTTCGCGTCGACTATATGCGCGCCGCCATCCCCGGTCGGGATCTGATCGCTGAAGCGCGCTGCTATCGATTGACCCGCAGCATCGGCTTCGTGCGCGCCTGGGCCTTCGAGGATGATCCCGCAGATCCTGTCGCGGCTGCCCAATCCTCCTATGTCATCAGCGCCGAGGGCGACCATCGCGCCGGCGCCAACCTCCGCGCCCGATCCGGCGCCGTTCGGGGAGAATCCGCATGA
- a CDS encoding PaaI family thioesterase — MTFALLDGLPYARFLGLRTQLNGDDLSVVMPFADHLIGNPMLPALHGGSTAALLEMTAVAQVSLSYPRLRLPRPINVTVAYLRSGRPTDVFAQAHINKAGRRVAHVTAEAWQERRDQPIASLTAHFLLDGDDDST, encoded by the coding sequence ATGACCTTCGCCCTTCTGGACGGCCTGCCCTATGCCCGCTTTCTCGGCCTTCGCACCCAGCTGAACGGCGACGACCTGTCCGTCGTCATGCCCTTTGCAGATCACCTGATCGGCAATCCCATGCTGCCTGCCCTGCATGGCGGATCAACCGCCGCCCTGCTGGAGATGACAGCCGTCGCCCAGGTTTCGCTCAGCTACCCTCGCCTTCGTTTGCCGCGCCCGATCAACGTCACCGTGGCCTACCTGCGCTCGGGACGACCGACCGACGTCTTCGCCCAGGCGCACATCAACAAGGCGGGCCGCCGCGTGGCCCATGTGACAGCCGAAGCCTGGCAGGAGCGACGCGACCAGCCCATCGCCTCCCTGACGGCTCACTTCCTTCTGGATGGCGACGATGATTCAACCTGA
- a CDS encoding DJ-1/PfpI family protein: protein MQIAILTLDGFNELDSFIAAGILNRMKSQGWAAHITCPTPEATSMAGVTIQRQKPLDFLTEADAVLIGSGIRTRDYAADPAFLSQLKLDPSRQLVGAQCSGTLLLAKLNLIGDLPACTDLTTKPWVIEAGVKVVDAPFIAHGNVATAGGCLASQYLAAWMIARLATVKDAEDAIHYVAPVGEKAEYVARAMAAVRPHLGDGKTLAA from the coding sequence ATGCAGATCGCCATCCTGACCCTCGACGGCTTCAACGAGCTGGACAGCTTCATTGCGGCGGGCATCCTGAACCGGATGAAGAGCCAGGGCTGGGCGGCCCACATCACCTGCCCCACGCCCGAGGCCACCTCCATGGCGGGGGTGACGATCCAGCGCCAGAAGCCGCTGGACTTCCTGACCGAGGCCGACGCCGTCCTCATCGGCAGCGGGATCAGGACCCGCGACTACGCCGCCGATCCCGCCTTCCTGTCACAGCTGAAGCTGGACCCGTCGCGCCAGCTGGTCGGCGCCCAGTGCTCGGGCACCCTGCTGCTGGCCAAGCTAAATCTGATCGGCGACCTGCCCGCCTGCACCGACCTGACGACGAAGCCCTGGGTCATCGAGGCCGGCGTCAAAGTCGTCGACGCCCCCTTCATCGCCCACGGCAATGTCGCCACGGCCGGCGGCTGCCTCGCCTCCCAATACCTCGCCGCATGGATGATCGCCCGCCTGGCCACCGTCAAAGACGCTGAAGACGCCATCCATTACGTCGCCCCCGTTGGCGAGAAGGCCGAATACGTCGCGCGGGCTATGGCGGCGGTGAGGCCGCATCTTGGGGACGGGAAGACGCTGGCGGCCTAG
- the pdxH gene encoding pyridoxamine 5'-phosphate oxidase gives MTQPLIPPSPSVQDYAAQLAANADETMFEQVEPYGLFAEWLEAAKAGEPNDANAMTLATLDAEGVPDARIVLLKDVDARGFTFFSNQESAKGEQLWAHPAAALVFHWKSLRRQVRVRGVVEQVSAAEADAYFAGRARESRIGAWASDQSRPLDSRATLEARVAEKTAGFDGQEVSRPDRWTGWRVVPQQIEFWRDRAFRLHDRLRFERDGEAWRRTRLWP, from the coding sequence ATGACCCAGCCCCTGATCCCGCCCAGCCCGTCTGTTCAGGACTACGCCGCGCAACTGGCGGCCAATGCGGACGAGACCATGTTCGAGCAAGTCGAGCCCTATGGCCTGTTCGCAGAGTGGCTGGAGGCGGCCAAGGCGGGTGAGCCGAACGACGCCAACGCCATGACCCTGGCGACTCTGGACGCCGAGGGCGTGCCGGACGCGCGGATTGTCCTGCTGAAGGATGTGGATGCGCGCGGCTTCACCTTCTTCTCCAATCAGGAAAGCGCCAAGGGCGAGCAGCTCTGGGCCCATCCGGCGGCGGCCCTGGTGTTCCACTGGAAGAGCCTTCGCCGTCAGGTTCGGGTGCGCGGCGTGGTGGAACAGGTCAGCGCCGCCGAGGCCGACGCCTATTTCGCCGGCCGGGCGCGCGAGAGCCGCATCGGCGCCTGGGCCTCGGACCAGTCGCGACCCCTGGACAGCCGGGCGACGCTGGAAGCGCGCGTGGCCGAAAAGACGGCGGGCTTTGACGGGCAGGAGGTGTCGCGTCCGGATCGCTGGACCGGTTGGCGAGTCGTGCCTCAGCAGATCGAATTCTGGCGTGACCGGGCCTTCCGCCTGCACGATCGACTGCGTTTCGAACGTGATGGCGAGGCCTGGCGGCGGACGCGTCTCTGGCCGTAG
- a CDS encoding DUF6334 family protein — MSTLNFDWDIVDGQTVLAVIGRNERRQSDASLAWDQIAFVLDERALILSVNDTDELIVELSAVSEPGDWLEVASLSRFVAKPLGWGWVIANYRGYNDGFMVAFGETTDGLEPKLTFLAEGSAIICFHMTVAR; from the coding sequence ATGTCCACTTTGAACTTCGATTGGGATATTGTTGACGGCCAGACCGTGTTGGCTGTTATTGGCCGCAACGAACGAAGGCAATCCGACGCCTCGTTGGCTTGGGATCAGATCGCCTTCGTCTTAGACGAACGCGCTCTCATTCTTTCGGTGAATGACACTGATGAGCTCATCGTTGAGCTTTCGGCAGTCTCTGAGCCAGGTGACTGGTTGGAAGTCGCGTCTTTAAGCCGCTTTGTAGCAAAGCCTCTAGGTTGGGGCTGGGTAATCGCGAACTATCGAGGCTACAACGACGGCTTCATGGTCGCGTTCGGTGAAACCACCGATGGACTTGAGCCGAAACTGACCTTCCTTGCAGAAGGCTCTGCAATAATCTGTTTCCACATGACCGTCGCTAGGTAA
- a CDS encoding DnaJ C-terminal domain-containing protein, with amino-acid sequence MQAISGGCVRVTLGARTLLVHAPPGVRTGDRIRLKRAASNGDDLLLPVLIRPADGLSVLGGDLFMTWAVPQRMMDDGGRIEIMTHAGPRSSWLVPDMVEPVRLRLKSLGLPARGQRPAGDLFVKLEASADLPSAAEDLLLRFTRVWTPERIAA; translated from the coding sequence ATGCAGGCGATCAGCGGCGGCTGTGTCCGCGTGACCCTGGGCGCTCGCACCTTGCTGGTCCACGCCCCGCCCGGCGTGCGCACCGGAGACAGGATCCGACTGAAGCGCGCCGCATCCAACGGCGACGACCTTCTTCTGCCGGTGCTGATCCGCCCTGCCGACGGCCTGTCGGTTCTGGGCGGCGACCTGTTCATGACCTGGGCTGTGCCGCAGCGGATGATGGACGACGGTGGCCGCATCGAGATCATGACCCACGCGGGTCCGCGCTCGTCTTGGCTGGTCCCCGACATGGTCGAGCCGGTGCGTCTGCGGCTCAAGAGCCTGGGCCTGCCCGCGCGCGGCCAGCGCCCCGCCGGCGACCTGTTCGTCAAGCTGGAAGCCTCGGCCGACCTGCCCTCGGCGGCCGAAGATCTGCTGCTTCGCTTCACGCGGGTCTGGACGCCGGAGCGGATAGCGGCTTAA